From one Verrucomicrobiota bacterium genomic stretch:
- the der gene encoding ribosome biogenesis GTPase Der has product MRIAIVGRPNVGKSRLFNRLVQKRVAIVHDQAGVTRDIIEAPLGEGIFLMDTGGVGVICDNLSSSVEHQVDLAIQQSDVIFFVVDGRAGVTALDQEIAQRLRTSGRKVFLVVNKIDSEKQRFFYDEFFQLGLGEPIAVSAEHGYGEEALRKIIRENNEHPSDLEAADIKFCLVGRPNVGKSSIANALLNEPRLIESPIAGTTRDAVRCRFQHQNYTLELIDTAGLRTKKKIDSSVEFFSTLRSRDAILEADVVVYIIDALTGITRQDQQRIRQIMNEHKCLLLVVNKWDLAREDLLGCTRTEFQKRFLEAIQAELPGQKSVIFTSAKNGNPNDLLKAIIELYKRAQQTISTGKLNRIVQNLLERQPPASVGKKRFKVYYLVCCQNFPFKFKLFCNKAELLNEPYKRYLENGIRNAFDLEGCPIVFEFLSKEPRYCLQET; this is encoded by the coding sequence GTGAGAATTGCGATTGTAGGGCGTCCTAATGTTGGCAAAAGCCGGCTATTTAATCGGCTGGTTCAGAAACGTGTGGCGATTGTTCATGATCAAGCTGGTGTGACGCGTGATATTATTGAAGCGCCGTTAGGCGAGGGGATTTTTTTGATGGATACGGGCGGCGTTGGTGTTATTTGCGACAATTTATCAAGCTCTGTCGAACATCAAGTCGATCTTGCGATTCAGCAATCCGACGTCATTTTTTTTGTCGTCGATGGACGCGCAGGCGTAACGGCTCTCGATCAGGAAATTGCTCAGCGATTACGTACCTCTGGACGAAAAGTTTTTCTGGTCGTGAATAAAATCGATAGCGAAAAGCAGCGTTTCTTTTACGACGAATTTTTCCAACTCGGACTCGGAGAACCTATCGCGGTTTCAGCCGAACATGGCTATGGAGAAGAAGCTTTGAGAAAGATTATCCGAGAAAACAACGAGCACCCTTCGGATTTAGAAGCAGCCGATATCAAGTTCTGCCTCGTTGGACGGCCCAATGTCGGAAAGTCTTCGATTGCCAATGCACTCTTAAACGAACCGCGACTCATTGAAAGTCCGATTGCAGGAACTACACGCGATGCCGTTCGGTGTCGGTTTCAGCATCAAAATTATACGTTGGAACTCATCGATACAGCGGGACTTCGTACGAAGAAGAAAATTGATAGCTCGGTCGAATTTTTCTCAACCTTACGCTCACGTGATGCCATTTTAGAGGCCGATGTCGTCGTTTATATCATTGATGCCTTGACAGGGATTACGCGGCAGGATCAACAGCGCATTCGTCAGATCATGAACGAGCACAAATGCCTGTTACTAGTCGTCAATAAATGGGATTTAGCACGAGAAGATCTTTTAGGGTGTACACGGACGGAATTCCAAAAACGCTTTTTAGAGGCCATTCAAGCAGAATTACCGGGACAAAAATCGGTCATTTTTACATCTGCAAAGAACGGTAATCCAAATGATTTACTAAAAGCCATTATTGAGCTTTATAAACGTGCGCAACAGACAATTTCAACGGGAAAACTCAATCGAATTGTTCAAAATCTACTGGAACGCCAACCACCGGCATCCGTCGGTAAGAAACGCTTTAAAGTCTATTATCTGGTATGTTGCCAAAACTTTCCGTTTAAGTTCAAGTTATTTTGTAATAAAGCAGAACTCCTTAACGAGCCGTATAAGCGCTACCTCGAAAATGGCATCCGTAATGCCTTTGACCTCGAAGGATGTCCAATCGTCTTTGAATTCTTGAGTAAAGAGCCACGTTACTGCTTACAAGAAACCTAA
- the nrdR gene encoding transcriptional regulator NrdR, producing the protein MKCPHCQYSDTKVTDTRVAPDQSSIRRRRKCPECGYKFSTLETLCPPELVVAKRNLQEEEFDSEKIASGLRKAIKADALSEKKIEHAMQQILNQIQGNHTTKITSEEIGQIVMQVLKETDPIAYLRFASIYKNFHETHEFEQEVKNLHPD; encoded by the coding sequence ATGAAGTGTCCTCATTGCCAATATAGCGACACCAAGGTAACCGATACACGTGTTGCACCGGATCAGAGCAGTATCCGTCGTCGTCGGAAGTGTCCGGAATGTGGCTATAAATTTTCGACCCTAGAGACGCTCTGTCCACCAGAACTTGTCGTCGCTAAGCGAAACTTGCAGGAGGAAGAATTTGATAGCGAGAAAATCGCCAGTGGTCTACGAAAAGCCATTAAAGCTGATGCGTTGAGTGAAAAGAAGATTGAACACGCCATGCAGCAGATTTTGAACCAGATCCAAGGAAACCATACAACAAAAATTACTTCTGAGGAAATTGGACAAATCGTTATGCAAGTGCTGAAGGAAACGGATCCGATCGCGTACCTGAGGTTTGCGAGTATCTACAAAAATTTTCACGAAACGCATGAATTCGAACAGGAAGTCAAAAATCTCCATCCGGATTAA
- a CDS encoding NAD(P)H-dependent glycerol-3-phosphate dehydrogenase: protein MNIAILGAGAWGTAVALSSWRAHHTVTLITKNAQDAAEINTHHENITFFPGIEIPEAITVTHRYNELKACDVLFLVCPSAAIDDVGKHIQEAGLPASVPIISFCKGLPGETWELPSMYIARRFPNNPFGVLSGPSYAREVALGLPTTVVLASKNPDCQNLAFHFPNMTILPSADVIGVELGGCLKNIYAIGAGIFDGLQLGMNAKCSYMMTCLQEMIMIGQKLGAQTETFYGPSGIGDFLATCSGSWSRNRTFGESLIQDYDPHKLFTQSVAAIEGYRSVKTFHHIFEEKSISAPVVNALYQILYGGTIQDVADIKRTILAAVFPS, encoded by the coding sequence ATGAACATTGCCATTTTGGGGGCTGGCGCATGGGGGACCGCGGTCGCGTTGAGTAGCTGGCGCGCGCACCATACCGTGACGCTCATTACGAAAAATGCCCAGGATGCTGCGGAAATTAATACGCACCACGAAAATATTACGTTCTTTCCCGGTATCGAAATTCCCGAAGCGATTACCGTTACGCACCGTTACAATGAGTTAAAAGCCTGTGATGTTTTATTTTTAGTTTGTCCTTCGGCAGCGATTGATGATGTCGGCAAACATATTCAAGAAGCGGGATTACCGGCATCGGTCCCGATTATTTCGTTTTGTAAGGGGCTACCGGGAGAGACCTGGGAATTACCCAGTATGTACATTGCGCGTCGATTCCCCAATAATCCTTTTGGTGTTCTATCGGGCCCTTCTTATGCGCGTGAAGTTGCCTTAGGTCTACCAACAACTGTGGTATTAGCATCGAAAAATCCGGATTGCCAAAATTTAGCGTTTCACTTTCCCAATATGACGATCCTCCCGTCAGCAGATGTTATTGGCGTTGAGCTCGGGGGATGTTTGAAAAATATTTACGCGATCGGGGCAGGGATTTTCGATGGTCTTCAACTCGGCATGAATGCAAAATGTTCCTATATGATGACCTGTCTGCAGGAAATGATTATGATCGGACAAAAGCTCGGCGCACAAACGGAAACATTTTACGGTCCGAGTGGCATTGGGGACTTTTTAGCAACTTGCTCGGGATCGTGGAGCCGCAACCGTACCTTTGGGGAATCGCTGATACAAGATTATGATCCACATAAGTTATTTACGCAGTCGGTTGCTGCGATCGAAGGTTACCGTTCTGTTAAAACCTTCCATCATATCTTTGAGGAAAAATCGATATCGGCACCGGTCGTTAACGCCCTCTATCAGATCTTATATGGGGGTACTATTCAAGATGTTGCCGATATCAAAAGGACCATACTCGCAGCGGTGTTTCCGTCATGA
- the dxs gene encoding 1-deoxy-D-xylulose-5-phosphate synthase: MTLSTSFSYLRAQARQIRQQIETVTRRNGGHLASNLGIVELTLALHKVFQSPRDQIIFDVSHQCYAHKLLTGREALFPTLRQTGGLSGFTSPSESIHDHFFCGHAGTALSLALGLAKARDLHKDDDHVIAVLGDASLTNGLTLEALNNVGSTKLIIVINDNGYAIAPNVGFIARYLKGLILSTPYNRTKTWLKNALRKIWVGKQIIHGLSALKRAIKALVLPSSFFEYYGLRYIGPIDGHNLEELVDVLEFCKQETKPVLLHVKTQKGYGGQQTVTPEEHSISPIPTQGYSQTLGHTLCQLTKKNKKIVAITAAMSTGTGLQEFQQKFPQNFFDVGIAEGHAVTFTAGLAKMGLIPVCAIYSTFLQRAFDNIFHDVALQNLPVIFAIDRAGLCPQEGPTHHGLFDLAWLSAVPNLIIMQPSDTEELAMMLTAAITWSRPCAIRYPRTTVTKPKQHMPIQIGRSEILQEGQRIALIALGEKVGMAQEVAQKLFCDCTIINARFVKPLDEALLRHCAEKHDYLYTLEDHVVTSGFGSAVASFFQQNQIPVRLHCFAWPDQFLPHATNDADLLTKYHLTTDDIVEKIHQDLRS, encoded by the coding sequence ATGACGCTATCGACCTCTTTTTCGTACCTTCGCGCCCAAGCACGTCAGATTCGTCAACAGATTGAGACGGTAACGCGTCGCAATGGGGGACATCTCGCTTCGAACCTCGGTATTGTCGAACTAACCCTAGCGCTCCATAAAGTCTTTCAATCTCCCCGAGACCAAATTATTTTTGATGTCTCCCACCAATGTTACGCTCATAAACTCCTCACCGGCCGGGAAGCGTTATTCCCAACGTTGCGTCAGACCGGAGGCCTTTCAGGCTTTACGTCTCCTTCAGAAAGCATCCATGATCATTTTTTCTGTGGCCACGCCGGTACGGCGCTCTCGTTAGCACTGGGTCTCGCGAAAGCCCGCGATCTTCACAAAGATGATGACCATGTAATTGCCGTTTTGGGCGATGCCTCTTTAACAAATGGGTTAACACTCGAGGCACTCAATAATGTCGGATCTACAAAGCTCATTATTGTGATCAACGATAACGGTTATGCCATTGCGCCCAATGTCGGCTTTATCGCACGTTATCTCAAGGGCCTGATACTCAGTACGCCCTATAACCGTACCAAAACATGGCTTAAAAATGCCCTCCGTAAGATTTGGGTCGGGAAGCAAATTATTCACGGGCTATCCGCTCTTAAACGTGCCATCAAAGCACTTGTTTTACCATCCTCTTTCTTTGAATACTACGGTTTGCGCTACATTGGTCCCATCGATGGCCATAACCTTGAAGAACTCGTCGATGTGCTGGAATTTTGCAAACAAGAAACCAAACCGGTCCTCCTTCACGTTAAAACACAAAAGGGATACGGTGGACAACAAACCGTTACGCCAGAAGAACACAGTATTTCTCCAATACCGACACAGGGATACTCACAGACTTTGGGCCATACGCTCTGTCAATTGACCAAAAAAAACAAAAAAATTGTCGCCATTACCGCGGCAATGTCCACCGGAACTGGGCTACAAGAATTTCAGCAAAAATTCCCACAAAACTTTTTTGATGTTGGGATTGCCGAGGGACATGCGGTTACCTTTACTGCCGGATTGGCTAAAATGGGCCTCATTCCCGTTTGCGCGATTTATTCTACCTTTTTGCAACGCGCATTCGACAATATCTTTCATGATGTAGCGCTCCAAAATCTTCCGGTTATTTTTGCGATCGATCGCGCTGGTCTTTGTCCCCAAGAGGGCCCCACACACCATGGACTTTTCGATCTCGCTTGGCTTAGTGCCGTTCCTAATCTCATCATTATGCAGCCCAGCGACACAGAGGAGCTGGCGATGATGTTAACCGCGGCCATTACCTGGAGTCGTCCCTGTGCCATCCGCTATCCACGAACAACGGTCACAAAACCCAAACAACATATGCCCATTCAAATCGGCCGGAGTGAAATCCTTCAGGAAGGTCAGCGCATTGCGCTCATCGCTCTCGGCGAAAAAGTGGGCATGGCTCAAGAAGTCGCGCAAAAACTGTTCTGCGATTGTACGATTATCAATGCGCGTTTCGTTAAACCACTTGATGAGGCTCTTCTACGCCATTGTGCCGAAAAACATGACTATCTTTATACGCTTGAAGACCACGTTGTGACAAGCGGCTTCGGCAGCGCGGTTGCGAGCTTTTTTCAACAAAACCAAATCCCCGTACGCCTCCATTGTTTCGCCTGGCCCGATCAGTTTCTGCCACATGCAACTAATGATGCGGATCTTTTAACAAAATACCACCTGACGACAGACGATATCGTAGAGAAAATCCACCAAGACCTACGGAGTTGA
- the tpiA gene encoding triose-phosphate isomerase — protein MTKLIVGNWKMNKTSTEAAQLVQELLKIPSGVSVAICPPFTALDRCAQLLKGTPIALGAQNVYCQEKGAFTGEIAPNMLTDLGVQYVIIGHSERRSLFFETDELVNQKVKLAQQHQLIPIICVGESLEEREQNQTLVVIERQVTAALKDVTNSNLVIAYEPIWAIGTGKTATPEIAQEVHHVIRQLLSKHFNDNTIHILYGGSMKPNNAATLLAQPDITGGLIGGASLVADDFLEIIRQAA, from the coding sequence ATGACCAAGTTAATTGTAGGGAATTGGAAGATGAATAAGACGTCGACGGAAGCGGCGCAACTCGTTCAGGAATTGTTAAAAATACCATCGGGTGTTTCGGTTGCGATTTGCCCTCCGTTTACGGCACTCGATCGCTGTGCTCAGCTACTAAAGGGAACACCGATCGCCTTAGGTGCACAGAATGTCTATTGCCAGGAAAAGGGTGCATTTACCGGAGAAATTGCGCCAAATATGCTAACGGATCTAGGCGTTCAGTATGTGATTATCGGTCACAGTGAACGTCGGTCCTTGTTTTTTGAGACAGATGAGTTAGTAAACCAGAAGGTAAAATTAGCACAACAACATCAACTCATTCCAATTATCTGTGTTGGAGAATCTCTTGAAGAACGGGAACAGAATCAAACGCTCGTGGTCATCGAACGCCAAGTAACCGCGGCATTAAAGGATGTCACTAACTCCAATCTTGTAATTGCGTATGAACCGATTTGGGCGATCGGTACAGGCAAAACCGCTACACCGGAAATTGCCCAAGAAGTACACCACGTGATTCGGCAACTACTTTCAAAGCATTTTAACGATAACACCATTCATATCCTTTACGGAGGCTCGATGAAGCCCAATAATGCCGCTACACTGCTGGCACAACCCGATATCACGGGAGGATTGATTGGAGGCGCTTCACTCGTTGCAGACGATTTTCTCGAAATTATTCGTCAAGCGGCGTAA
- a CDS encoding HIT domain-containing protein produces the protein MNYLHAYWRVLYIDTPQKSKGNPFLEILNNPDERTSLLLFRTSLSFVVLNRYPYNAGHLLVLPQREIGELSALSPEEQTDFFQTIIRSEQMLQKALTPDGINIGMNLGHAAGAGIPQHLHCHLVPRWDGDTNFMPVIADTKVLPIALEHMWEKLRTFL, from the coding sequence GTGAATTATCTACACGCGTACTGGCGCGTTCTGTATATTGATACTCCGCAAAAATCGAAGGGTAATCCCTTTTTAGAAATTCTAAACAATCCGGATGAACGCACATCCCTATTACTTTTTCGGACATCCTTAAGTTTTGTAGTCCTCAACCGTTATCCGTATAATGCGGGACATCTATTAGTTTTACCGCAGCGCGAGATTGGGGAACTGAGTGCATTATCTCCTGAAGAACAAACAGATTTTTTTCAAACCATTATCCGTTCGGAACAGATGCTCCAAAAAGCCCTAACGCCCGACGGTATTAATATCGGGATGAATTTAGGCCATGCTGCCGGAGCGGGTATTCCGCAACATCTTCACTGTCATCTCGTACCTCGTTGGGATGGGGATACGAATTTTATGCCGGTGATTGCGGATACCAAAGTACTCCCAATCGCATTAGAACACATGTGGGAAAAATTACGGACTTTTTTATGA
- a CDS encoding acyl carrier protein → MAKSKEEVRELVRKIIGEIAPDEDVSGLKPDVPLREQLDLDSMDFLDIVMELRKQYSIEVPEADYPQLESLDSCANYLVEKFH, encoded by the coding sequence ATGGCGAAATCCAAGGAGGAAGTGCGGGAGTTGGTACGGAAAATTATCGGGGAAATCGCACCCGATGAGGATGTGAGTGGCCTAAAACCCGATGTTCCGTTGCGCGAACAGCTCGATCTCGATTCCATGGACTTTTTGGATATCGTTATGGAATTGCGTAAACAGTATTCGATTGAGGTTCCGGAGGCGGACTATCCTCAACTGGAGTCCCTCGATAGCTGTGCCAACTACCTCGTCGAGAAATTTCATTAG
- the tgt gene encoding tRNA guanosine(34) transglycosylase Tgt, whose amino-acid sequence MPYPGFQFEVTHRDSHTHARCGRLTTPHGVLKTPAFIFCATKGAMKSLTMQQMRESGAEIILSNTYHLYLQPGPDFVQKRGGLHKMMGWDGPMLTDSGGFQIFSLGHGGVANEIKGHRHCSIPKTLLKIDEHGAGFRSYIDGQKKILTPELSIEIQQKLGADLILVLDECTPFHVERRYTEQSMERSHRWAIRSREQFQKSPTPQGLYGIIQGGIYEDLRKRSTQFIAEQDFFGQAIGGSLGGDRQQMYDVVDKTCSMMHPHRPTHLLGIGGIRDLWHGVAQGIDTFDCVHPTRLARHGGALLYPEMAEGKEFISLKNARFAEDTEPVDPTCSCYCCKNFTRAYIHYLFKARELLGGQLLAIHNVAFMMRLVREIRDAIRDGNFREKGRLRGML is encoded by the coding sequence GTGCCCTACCCTGGCTTTCAGTTTGAGGTTACCCATCGGGACTCCCATACGCATGCACGCTGTGGTCGGTTAACAACACCACATGGTGTTTTAAAGACACCCGCCTTTATTTTTTGCGCCACGAAGGGGGCGATGAAGTCGCTCACGATGCAACAGATGCGGGAATCTGGTGCAGAGATTATTTTATCCAACACCTATCATCTCTATCTCCAACCAGGGCCCGATTTTGTTCAAAAACGCGGTGGACTCCATAAAATGATGGGCTGGGATGGGCCGATGCTGACGGATTCAGGTGGTTTTCAGATCTTTAGTCTCGGTCATGGTGGTGTTGCGAATGAGATTAAGGGCCACCGTCATTGTTCTATCCCCAAAACTCTTTTAAAAATCGACGAACATGGGGCGGGATTTCGCTCTTATATCGATGGTCAGAAGAAAATTCTGACGCCAGAGCTTTCAATCGAAATCCAACAAAAACTTGGTGCGGATCTCATTCTCGTACTCGATGAGTGTACGCCTTTTCATGTAGAACGCCGCTATACGGAACAGTCCATGGAACGAAGCCATCGTTGGGCGATCCGTAGCCGGGAACAATTTCAAAAATCCCCAACCCCTCAGGGACTTTACGGGATCATTCAAGGTGGAATTTACGAGGATCTCCGAAAGCGCAGCACACAGTTTATCGCAGAACAAGATTTCTTTGGGCAAGCGATTGGCGGCAGTCTCGGAGGCGATCGGCAACAAATGTACGACGTCGTCGATAAGACCTGTTCGATGATGCATCCTCATCGTCCAACGCACCTGCTCGGCATTGGGGGTATCCGCGATCTTTGGCATGGTGTTGCTCAGGGCATCGATACCTTTGATTGCGTACATCCAACACGGCTCGCGCGCCACGGAGGAGCACTTCTCTACCCCGAGATGGCAGAAGGCAAGGAATTTATCAGCCTCAAAAACGCTCGTTTTGCCGAGGATACAGAGCCAGTTGATCCAACCTGTTCTTGTTATTGTTGCAAAAATTTCACACGTGCTTATATCCACTATCTCTTCAAGGCGCGAGAGTTGTTGGGTGGGCAGTTGTTAGCGATCCATAATGTCGCGTTTATGATGCGTTTAGTACGGGAAATACGTGATGCGATTCGGGATGGGAATTTTCGGGAAAAGGGACGCCTCCGGGGCATGTTGTAA